The DNA region ATGGCTTCGACGGCGGCAGAGGTTGCCATGCCACCAACCGAACCAGCTTTCACCATCCAAGAAACCACATCTCCCGCCAATCCTGTCGGGCGCACCCCCGAAGAAGCCGCCGCGGCAGAGAACACAGTACAATGGTgcatctcctcccttcccgAAGAGGTCCTCGCAAGGAGGGtgcccatcccccccaacgGCGTCGACTACAGAGGCAAGATTGTTCTCGCGCCAATGGTACGATCGGGGGAGCTGCCGGCCAGGTTGCTGGCGCTCAAGTACGGGGCTGATTTAGTATGGGGTAtgttccctctcccttccttTCTTTACATTTCTTTGCTAACAAGGTGTGATTGATAAAACAGGCCCAGAAACAGTCGACCACTCCCTCATCGGCACCACCCGGCGAACCAACCCCCGAACCTCCTGCATCGAATGGacccgccccccctcccaagcccaCAACAAAGCTGGTTACGACGAGAACGTCATCTTCCGGCTTGACCCAACaagggaaaagggaaagCTGGTCTTCCAGATTGGAACCTCTGACCCGGATAGAGCGCTCGCGGCGGCGAGGCTGGTGGCGGGGGATGTGGCTGGGATAGACGTCAACGCCGGCTGTCCAAAGCCTTTCTCTACCTCGGGCGGGATGGGCGCTGCGCTGTTGCAGACGCCGGATAAGCTTGTTGCCATCCTGGAGAATCTGACGAGGCATATCATCCCCGAGTTTGGGATTGGGGTCTCGGTGAAGATTAGATTGCTGGAGACACCGGAGAAGACGGAGGCGTTGGTtaggaggttggtggggacGGGGATCACGGGGTTGACGATCCACTGCCGGACTACGCCTATGCGACCGAGGGAACGGGCGATAAGGGGGCAGTTGAGGATGATTGGATACATCTGTCGCGAGGCGGGGGTGGCGTGCGTGGTGAATGGGGATGTGGCGGACAGGCGGGATGGGTATAAGCTCATGGAGGAGTTCAGGGTGGACGGGGCGATGAttgcgacggcggcggagaagaatCCGAATGTGTttttgaaggagggggaggagaagacaaCGTGGGAGCAATATGCGAGGGAGCTGGTGAGGTTTgcgatggaggtggagaatAAGATGAGTAATACCAAGTTTACGCTCAGTCAGATTGTGCCGGGGCGGGAGCCGGTTTATAAGACCATGTGCGCGCAGGGGAAGAGTTATGAGGAGTTGGTTAAGGTGATGGGGtttgaggagatggtggagatggcgaggaggacggatgaggtgttgaggttgggggagtgggtgccaaagaaggagggcaaggggaagaaggggcagcagcagcaggtgaaggggaagaacgagaagaagaggaagagtgaggatgaggttgatggggcaaaggaggtcaagaaagagaaggtggtggtggttgctgagcCAGTTGCCCAACAGGACGGGCCTGCTCTTGCTCAGGCAGCGTAAACTGAGTTGGTTGTGATTTGGAGATGGATATACCCCTTGTATTATATTTGAGTTATGGGCGAGCATGGTTGGTAGATGTACAAAATAGACGGGCAGGCAGCATATGGAAAGGAAAATATAGATACGGTTTAGCGTTTGATCTCTTGCCTCGTGGAGATGGACAAATCCACGGACTTTGAACAGTAACCAAACCGATGAACAAATTATGAACTTTCCGCAATGGTTTCCATATTCACATCACACAACCCCATATGTATTCcctttcatcccatcatgATTAtgcatccccacccccaccctaaaccctcctcccctgcgCCAACAACTCCGACACCTTCGGCGGCAACACCAACGCACTCCTGTCATTCCTCCTGTAAAAGTCCACCAGCGCCACCGCCGTCTTCTCAGGCAAGTCCTCATGAATAAAGTGCCCCGCCTCAGGAAACACCTGGAGAGCATATTTCCCTATTTTTGTTTCTGTCAGCAACCATCACCTCTCATTTCTCACGTATAGAAAGGTAAAACACACCCTGCATCTGCCCAATAGTCAACTCGGTATCCAACCTATCCGTCCCCGCCAAAAGCAACAtcttccccgccccccttccccaaccccgtcGCCCCTTGCCCCAAAAACTTCTTGCTCAATCCCACAAACCACCCTTGCCAAAACGGCTGGGTAGAACTAAGATCCGTCCGCCATTTCCACGGTTTTGACACCTTCGTTGAgggtggctgttgctgtggttgtgtggttgtggtggtggtatcgaCTAATAGAGCAGGGACACTAACCCTCGCACTGACGCTATTTCTTATTGTTCGTGACCTAACATGCCATTCGATGCCTTCCTTTAATGAATGAAACCCCTGTGGCCGGGTGCTGAGGTATGTCTGCATTGACTGCAAGGCGTCTAGGGCTGAGCCTTCGACAACATCGAGTACTGCGTATCCCAGTAGGGAAACtgaagggggaagaaggggttggtAGGCGAGTTCGGTGACGACGGCTCCGCCTAGAGAATGGCCTACTAggatgagaggggggatgtcAGGCCAGGACATGGCTTTGGCCGTGAGGAGGATTGCATTGCAGAGGTCTTGGGATAGAGTaccgagggagaggttggttggttcgttggggctgggggtggtgatggttgttaGGCCGTGGCCGCGGGcgtcgagggagaggatgccgGCTGAGGGGAGACGTTTGCGAATTTCAGAGCCGAGGACGgcgaaggagagggcggaggagccGGCGCCGTGGTGGGTTACGAAGAGGGGACCGCCGGTGGATGGTTTGGCTCCTGGTgctgggttgttggtggttgaaggggtAGGGGGATcaggggaggtgaggtagaCGTGGTAGGTTATGGTCCCGTCtgttgagaggagggagagttcACGTTCAAAGTAGGTTGTCCAGGGGATTGGGTCTAGGGACGAGCGGGTTGGAACTCTGAGGAGGGTGTTAGTTAGAAGTTGATATCAGAATCGGTGAGTTAGGGTGAACATACCCTTGTGGCCTTGCAAACAGAGCTCTACCCGGTGATGGGATTACTGTGCCTGTTGATGAGACTGAAGATGCTGACGAGGAGTCGTCATCTtgtgggtggtttgggataGATGAGAGAGATCCAAACtggtcttcatcttcttcatccagcTCATTGAAGTCGGGAAGACCAACAGGTGGCTGTAATGTCGTTGCTGGGATTGGCATTGCCGTGGTCCCCATGGCTTGGCTTGGTGCGTAGGCGTGCGCTTGCATCGTGTTGGAAAGTCTTGCTTTTGCCCACTTCTTCTGCAACTCGCTCATGATCTGTCTCTTCCCAGACGTTGATACAAGCCTTGCTCCCCttacacctcctccttcctggTGGGGTTTCCCTTGTATTCTTTTTCTCGGCCGGGGCTTTGATGATTCACGATGAATGGCgccaagcaaaaaaagaatgTCAAATCTCAGTGGTACAGACCGTCAGCAAGAATAGAAGTAGTCAATTTGATATCACACGACTCGATGTATCGTGTGACAGGCCGAGTTGGTCGttggtgtggttgcttgATGATTGATCATTAGGTGCTGTTCATACAGTTGGGAGAGTGAGGTCATTGGTTGTCAGCGCCCAAAGTTTGCGCACTGTGGTGCCCCTCAGGCATGTGTGGGCAACCCCGTACCAAAGGCCCTCGTTTACAGTGCCAAAAGATTATGGAGTTACTGTCCTAGATGTGATCTCTTGATTCTTCAAATTTGAAGTTGCACAACATCTTTCCAACACCCCAATCAAGTGTCTTTCGCCTCTATTTGTACACTTGACATTTCTTGTGTTCTTACTCAAGTCTTTTTCTGGAGAATGATGGTGTTACTCGATGGCTTTGTGGAACTTGACCCAACTTTGAGGAAGAACATTTCGACTTTGACTCAACAGAGAAAGCAGCTCAAGCCAGCTCACATCTGGATATGAAGCACAGTTGGCCAACCGAAGTCGGTACCACCTACCCAAGCAGCGTTCAAGTCGATGCATTAATGCATGAATGATGGCTGTGCACGGGACAGGCGATCCCCTCTCTGGGTGCCCAGGGTTTCCCACTTCGGATGAAGTCATATCGTTGGCTGAGATGTCAAAGTCTGATGCACTTTGGATTCGAGAATTCCTGCACTTTTGATGTTCGCTGCGGGGTCAAGGGGTCAGGGGGGATCTCGGGGAGTACAGGCTATGATGCACAATACTTTTGTCGGGAGAAAGTAAGCAAAGGATTCTTTTTCCACGTGTTGAAACAAGCTGACCGTCTTGGGAATGCCTCTGGAGGTAGTTGTCAAGGGCAGACAACATGCCAGTTCACGAAGACATATGCCGTCCCAGGAATACCGCAGGGCTGTCGAGTCTGCCACGCGCTTCCGTCAATATAAAGTCTTGAACACTACACTACCAGGACATGACAGCGGGTGTTGACATCAGTTCTTTTCGCCCACTTCAAAGTTTCATGCATCGTAAAAATGTACCAGAGACGCTATCGCTAAAACAACTTTCGGACCCCCACAGCCAATCGGTAGCCAATTGCCCGCCGCAGAGCCGCCCAAGAGGTTGCAAAGCACTGTGCAGGGGTCTTCCACCCAGCGCCCCTTTGCCGCTAAGGTTTCAGATGGCCTCCAGGTCCTCGACCCGCACCCTCGGTTCTCCCCGTTCGCTCCccctcttcgcctcctccacagcccGTCGTCGAGGCCCAGGAGACCTCCAGAGTCAATCGACTGGTCAAGGGATCGCCGAAATGCTCGGGTGTTCGTGACGAGGCCAATAGAACTTGACACCTGCCAGCAGGATGCAGTCCCATTCGACAACAGAACCTGTCAAGAATTTGCCCTGAAGCTAGGGATTGCTTTtgtctgttttttttttgcccaTCGCCAGGGCAGCTTTCTCCAGTCCCGTTTCAGATACCCGCTGGGTCCCGTCTCCTTCATGTCTGCCCCCCCTGTTGATCCATTTTGATCCCTATCAACAAGCCGTCTCTCGCTTTTCCCTCTTTCTGGCCTTCTTTCGTTTCCCCATTTCTGGCTTTTTGGGCCAACAACCGTATATCGACACTTGTGTTGAAAACAGCTTCACTTTCACAgttctccctcctcgaggGGCAACTTGTTtgccctctttctttcttttctcctcACCATCTTTTCATTCTTTCCAGGTTGATCCTTGGCCAGTTATTTTGAATGCCTCTCTTTTAGACTACCACGATTTTCACTTCTTCGATTCTTAACTTATTCCGGACCGGTTTCGAGGAATTTACATATCAAACCCTATTGACTAGATCTCAGACGTGAAGGGGACGATATATCGAAGAAGGGAGAAGCAGTTGCGAACTGGACATTCAGCAAAACTAGAAGGGCGGATAAGGAAGATATACCGACGACAGAGCACTCGCTGCACACGATTTTTCATTCGATCATTTACACCAACATTTCATTAAACGacttgaaaagaaaaaggggaaatGATGAAGACGTGGATTTTTAGGACAGGTTTGGCCGGTTTGGCTCTGGCGAATGGAGTACTCGGCGCGGATATTCTCGAGACAGTAGGATTCAGCAACTGCAACGGCACTGCTGCAGTTTCGGTACAAAGGGTCAACATCAAGTACAACAACGAGGACAAATCAGTAACCTTCGATGTGGCCGGCTCGAGCTCGCAGATTCAGAATGTCACAGCCGTCTTGAACGTCACGGCTTACGGTCAGAACATCTACTCGAACGCTTTCGATCCCTGCGATGCCGCCACCTTTGTTGACCAGTTGTGCCCCGTTCCCGCGGGCACTTTTTCCGCCAAGGGCACGCAAAAGATTCCCGAGGAGTTTGCCAACTTGGTTCCAGCTATCGCGTTTCAGATTCCCGATATTGCGGCCATGGCTACGTTGCAGCTTCAGTCCAAGGAGTCCGGTGAGAGGGTAGCGTGTCTGGAGGCTCAGGTGAGCAACGGCAAGACTGCCGTTGTCCCTGCCGTTTCCTacgttgctgctggtgttgctggggcTGCTTTGATCATGAGCGGCAtctctgctgctggagcGGCCTTCTCAGGTGCCAGTGCTGCGGCAAGCGGTGCCAGTGCTGGTGGTATGGGGACTATCAGCCCCAGCTTCACTGAGGTCTTTGGCTGGTTTCAGGGCATGGCCATGAACGGTATGATGTCGGTCAACTACCCCAACGTTTACCGAAGCTTCTCTCAGAACTTCGGCTTCTCGACCGGTCTCGTGCCCTGGACACAGATGCAGCTTTCCATCGATCAGTTCCGCAACATGACTGGAGGCAACTTGACAGAAGACAGCGTCGAGTTCTTGAGAGGTGCTACTTTGGTGTACCCGGATGGTTCGTCCTCGACACCTTCCGGCTCGGCTCTCGTGAAGAGGGCATTCGACAACTTTGTTCACCTTGCCAGACGTCAGATCGAGGGTATCGAGACCAgcgtcaacaccaccgagcCCGGTGTTGTGCCCGAAGGTGGTGCTCCCACCGAGACTATCCGCGTGGCTGTCACCGGCATGCAAGCCTATGTCCAGGAGCTCTCCGTCCCCAAGTCCAACACCTTCATGACTGTACTCCTCATTGTGGCTCTTGTCATCGCCGTCATCGTTGTgggcgtcctcctcgtcaagatCATTCTCGAGTTCTGGGCTCTCTTCGGCAGCTTCCCAAAGTCATTATCTGGCTTCCGCAAGCATTACTGGGGCTCCATTGGCCGCGCCATCACTCACTTGATTCTTCTGCTCTATGGCGTGTGGGTTCTGTACTGCGTCTTTCAATTTACCAACGGAGACTCCTGGGCGGCCAAGACCCTGGCTGGtatcaccctcttcctcttcaccggCATTCTtgcctttttctccttcaacatctGGCGCACAGCCCGGAGactcaagaagcaggagggcGACGTTGCAGGGTTGTACGACGACAAGAGCATCTGGGTCAAGTACAGCTTGTTCTACGAGTCCTATCGCAAGGGCTGCTGGTGGATTTTCGTGCCCACCATCATTTACATGTTTGCCAAGGGTTTCGCTCTGGCTGCCACTGACGGCAATGGCATGGTGCAGACGTCTgcccagctcatcatcgAGGGCGTCATGCTCATCGTTCTGATCTGGAGTCGCCCCTACGAGCGCAAGTCGAGCAACGtgatcaacatcaccattcAGGTTGTCCGCGTTCTCTCGGTTGTCTGCATCTTTGTCTTTGTTGAGCAATTTGGCATCGCCCAAACCACCCAGACTGTGGCCGGTGTCGTCTTGATCGCTGTGCAGTCTGCTCTGACGGGCATCCTCGCCATTCTGATTGCCTGGAACGCGATCAGTGCCTGCTGCAAGAAGAACCCGCACAGACAAAGAAGAAAGGAGATGGGTATGTCATTTCTTATTTACCCCTCTCAGGATCGAGTTCTTGCTAACATGGCTCCCCAGAAAAAATGCAACGCGACACCCTCACCCCACTGGATGCGCGCAactctctccttctcgaccGTGAGAAGACGGCGCAGTCTGATCTTACCGACTCCTTCTCCCTGCTCAAGACGGGTGCTCCCCTGGGCACTGTTGACACGAAGCAGTCCCTGACTCGTCCCGTGTCTTCGGCTTCGTCAAGATACACGCCGCCCCCTACCCAGCCGCAACATACCCGTGATGGTAGCAATGATAGCTCCTACTTCCGCAGCAACAACCGGGAAAGCAGGCAGCCAAGGCTACCAATCTCAGTCAATGGTACGGTGTACCATTCGCACCCCAACCCATACGGAGGAGGTGCTATGGGGTATGGAGGTGGAGGCCACGGGCCAGGAGGGGGGTATGGATATCGGGGATGATCTGAGTGACGCGAAATGTGGCCGAAAACAagtttgtttgttgagaaCTAGAACTGGAGGATGTAAGGGTGGATGAGATGACGACAACCTACTACCAATGCCTtgtatttttattttatcaTCTTCTTGATTTATTGTTTTTGAAACGATATCTCTCATTATTTGCTAGCCTAGCATTCATAGCTATACCCGATATGTAAATCACCATCATTAAACACTATTCACCAGGCTTCCAAAAAGACTGTTGAGGTACTGTTATTGAAAATTGTCAGGTTACCCCATTGCATCAGGTTACTTGGCTTGCGGTCAAATCATCTTATCTCCTACCGTGTACAATACCCGGAAGCAGGCAGGCTTTCCTTTGAGATACTGTGCCTCTTGTCCACCAACGAAAGTGCTATCTACCTACCCGTCATTCATCAAGATCTGGCCAGAACACCACCAAACGTAGTCTTACGTTATAAGCGTGGATCAATGCCCTCGCGCATGCCCGTCTCCCCGTCCACGCCTCCATTACATGTCGGTGTTATTATCATGCCATTCATGTCCCCTGTCTATCGCCGACATCTCCAACAAACCGTTCTGACAGGGAGAAAAAAGCATGGCTCACCACGCATATCACGTCACACGACGTATCTCCCGACCGCATTTTCCACCTTTCCCTCTTGCCCGGCCCAGCCCCCCCAGACACAGCCTAGAACCTTACagccccccccctctccttgataggtaggtatacCAAAAGCCGTCATCCCGAAGAGACAACCGAACCAACCCGTAGAGGGTTACCGAGTTCATTAACCGCCCGTCAGCCAACCATTCAGCCCATCAGACCAACTCGACGTCTGACAACAACCAAGAtttcccttttccatccCAAAAAAAGGTTCTAGACCTTCACAGACCGCCcgcaaccacccaccccttgcAGCTGCATGACGGTAGAAAAATCCAAACATGCAGATCGAAAAATCCCATGGTCATCGAATACGGGATTTGTGATGTTTTCTTGATTGACTTGTCAACTTCCCATACATAATCAAGATAGCTATTTCCTCATTCGTAACCCATTGCCAGACATCACCTTTTTTCTTATCCCATAGCTCTGAACATGCTAGAAAAGTAAAATCGCAAATCTCGatccccttttccccccttaTGATGTGTTTTGAAAGATTCTGGACTCAACAGTGACGTCGTCATATACA from Podospora pseudoanserina strain CBS 124.78 chromosome 1, whole genome shotgun sequence includes:
- the dus2 gene encoding tRNA-dihydrouridine synthase 2 (EggNog:ENOG503NU4X; COG:J; BUSCO:EOG092628FW), producing MAFRSLSHHSRVLSRLLPTVSVPAVARVTAAAPTTTTFAIRTSNPLRTMASTAAEVAMPPTEPAFTIQETTSPANPVGRTPEEAAAAENTVQWCISSLPEEVLARRVPIPPNGVDYRGKIVLAPMVRSGELPARLLALKYGADLVWGPETVDHSLIGTTRRTNPRTSCIEWTRPPSQAHNKAGYDENVIFRLDPTREKGKLVFQIGTSDPDRALAAARLVAGDVAGIDVNAGCPKPFSTSGGMGAALLQTPDKLVAILENLTRHIIPEFGIGVSVKIRLLETPEKTEALVRRLVGTGITGLTIHCRTTPMRPRERAIRGQLRMIGYICREAGVACVVNGDVADRRDGYKLMEEFRVDGAMIATAAEKNPNVFLKEGEEKTTWEQYARELVRFAMEVENKMSNTKFTLSQIVPGREPVYKTMCAQGKSYEELVKVMGFEEMVEMARRTDEVLRLGEWVPKKEGKGKKGQQQQVKGKNEKKRKSEDEVDGAKEVKKEKVVVVAEPVAQQDGPALAQAA
- the PPE1 gene encoding Protein phosphatase methylesterase 1 (MEROPS:MER0036069; COG:S; EggNog:ENOG503NYW4; BUSCO:EOG09264E5J), yielding MSELQKKWAKARLSNTMQAHAYAPSQAMGTTAMPIPATTLQPPVGLPDFNELDEEDEDQFGSLSSIPNHPQDDDSSSASSVSSTGTVIPSPGRALFARPQGVPTRSSLDPIPWTTYFERELSLLSTDGTITYHVYLTSPDPPTPSTTNNPAPGAKPSTGGPLFVTHHGAGSSALSFAVLGSEIRKRLPSAGILSLDARGHGLTTITTPSPNEPTNLSLGTLSQDLCNAILLTAKAMSWPDIPPLILVGHSLGGAVVTELAYQPLLPPSVSLLGYAVLDVVEGSALDALQSMQTYLSTRPQGFHSLKEGIEWHVRSRTIRNSVSARVSVPALLVDTTTTTTQPQQQPPSTKVSKPWKWRTDLSSTQPFWQGWFVGLSKKFLGQGATGLGKGGGEDVAFGGDG
- a CDS encoding hypothetical protein (COG:S; EggNog:ENOG503NYNJ), translating into MMKTWIFRTGLAGLALANGVLGADILETVGFSNCNGTAAVSVQRVNIKYNNEDKSVTFDVAGSSSQIQNVTAVLNVTAYGQNIYSNAFDPCDAATFVDQLCPVPAGTFSAKGTQKIPEEFANLVPAIAFQIPDIAAMATLQLQSKESGERVACLEAQVSNGKTAVVPAVSYVAAGVAGAALIMSGISAAGAAFSGASAAASGASAGGMGTISPSFTEVFGWFQGMAMNGMMSVNYPNVYRSFSQNFGFSTGLVPWTQMQLSIDQFRNMTGGNLTEDSVEFLRGATLVYPDGSSSTPSGSALVKRAFDNFVHLARRQIEGIETSVNTTEPGVVPEGGAPTETIRVAVTGMQAYVQELSVPKSNTFMTVLLIVALVIAVIVVGVLLVKIILEFWALFGSFPKSLSGFRKHYWGSIGRAITHLILLLYGVWVLYCVFQFTNGDSWAAKTLAGITLFLFTGILAFFSFNIWRTARRLKKQEGDVAGLYDDKSIWVKYSLFYESYRKGCWWIFVPTIIYMFAKGFALAATDGNGMVQTSAQLIIEGVMLIVLIWSRPYERKSSNVINITIQVVRVLSVVCIFVFVEQFGIAQTTQTVAGVVLIAVQSALTGILAILIAWNAISACCKKNPHRQRRKEMEKMQRDTLTPLDARNSLLLDREKTAQSDLTDSFSLLKTGAPLGTVDTKQSLTRPVSSASSRYTPPPTQPQHTRDGSNDSSYFRSNNRESRQPRLPISVNGTVYHSHPNPYGGGAMGYGGGGHGPGGGYGYRG